From the Pseudophryne corroboree isolate aPseCor3 chromosome 3 unlocalized genomic scaffold, aPseCor3.hap2 SUPER_3_unloc_15, whole genome shotgun sequence genome, one window contains:
- the LOC134983449 gene encoding gastrula zinc finger protein XlCGF26.1-like has protein sequence MLSPDCDVKDYDSRQDSPGDNPITPIIHPALSADPSDPGKCSPDLSDIGASVTALTVDTVFPCSIDAKCFTQNTKLITHQAAKAGEKPFPCSECGKCFTQKSYLVKHQKSHTGEKPFSCSECGKCVTRKSQLVAHLKRHTGERPFPCSECGKSFIQKSHLVKHQRSHTGENTFPCSECGKCFTPKSCLIIHQRSHTGEKPFPCSECGKCFTRKSNLVKHQQSHTGENTFPCSECGKCFTHKSYLIEHQRSHTGERPFPCSECVKCFGHKADLIKHQRSHTGEKPFSCSECGKCVTRKSQLVAHLKRHTGERPFSCSECGKSFIQKSHLVKHQRSHTGENTFPCSECGKCFTPKSCLIIHQRSHTGEKPFSCSECGKCFTRKSNLVKHQQSHTGENTFPCSECGKCFTHKSYLIEHQRSHTGERPFPCSECVKCFGHKADLIKHQRSHTGEKPFSCSECGKCVTRKSQLVAHLKRHTGERPFPCSECGKSFIQKSHLVKHQRSHTGENTFPCSECGKCFTPKSYLVIHQRSHTGEKPFPCSECGKCFTQKSHLFRHQKSHRRESIFLL, from the coding sequence atgttatccccggattgtgacgtaAAAGattatgacagtagacaggattccccaggagataaccccattaccccaattattcatccagctctatcagctgatccctctgatcctgggaaatgttctcctgatctctctgatattggtgcatctgttacagctctgacagtagatacagtgtttccctgttctatagatgccaaatgttttacacagaacacaaagcttatcacccatcaggcagctaaggcaggtgagaagccatttccatgttctgaatgtgggaaatgttttacacagaaatcatatcttgttaaacatcagaaaagtcacacaggtgagaagccattttcttgctctgagtgcgggaaatgtgttacacgaaaatcacaacttgttgcacatcttaaaagacacacaggtgagaggccatttccatgttctgagtgtgggaaatcttttatacagaaatcacatcttgttaaacatcagcgaagtcacacaggtgagaatacatttccatgttctgagtgtgggaaatgttttacacccaAATCGTgtcttattatacatcagagaagtcacacaggtgagaagccatttccttgctctgagtgtgggaaatgttttacacggaaatcaaatcttgttaaacatcagcaaagtcacacaggtgagaatacatttccatgttctgagtgtgggaaatgttttacacataaatcatatcttattgaacatcagagaagtcacacaggtgagaggccattcccatgttctgagtgtgtaaAATGTTTTGGACACAaagcagatcttattaaacatcaaagaagtcacacaggtgagaagccattttcttgctctgagtgcgggaaatgtgttacacgaaaatcacaacttgttgcacatcttaaaagacacacaggtgagaggccattttcatgttctgagtgtgggaaatcttttatacagaaatcacatcttgttaaacatcagcgaagtcacacaggtgagaatacatttccatgttctgagtgtgggaaatgttttacacccaAATCGTgtcttattatacatcagagaagtcacacaggtgagaagccattttcttgctctgagtgtgggaaatgttttacacggaaatcaaatcttgttaaacatcagcaaagtcacacaggtgagaatacatttccatgttctgagtgtgggaaatgttttacacataaatcatatcttattgaacatcagagaagtcacacaggtgagaggccattcccatgttctgagtgtgtaaAATGTTTTGGACACAaagcagatcttattaaacatcagagaagtcacacaggtgagaagccattttcttgctctgagtgcgggaaatgtgttacacgaaaatcacaacttgttgcacatcttaaaagacacacaggtgagaggccatttccatgttcagagtgtgggaaatcttttatACAGAAAtcccatcttgttaaacatcagcgaagtcacacaggtgagaatacatttccatgttctgagtgtgggaaatgttttacacccaaatcgtatcttgttatacatcagagaagtcacacaggtgagaagccatttccatgttctgagtgtgggaaatgttttacacagaaatcgcaTCTTTttagacatcagaaaagtcacaggaGAGAATCCATTtttttgctctga